The nucleotide window TAACCTACAAACTCATCCGATATATCAAAAATTATAAGCCGACGATGCACGTCCTTGCTCCAGAACGAGAAGGGGAATATTAACATGAATAGAAATCTTCAATTTTATGTCTTATCTTTTTTCGTTGGCCTGGTGTATGTTTTTATCTATTTTCCCGTAATTTCTTTGTTCATTCATTCATTCAATGCATCAACACTTGCTGCCAGTTGGGGCGGATTTACCTTCAAGTGGTACTTCTCGTTATTTTCATCGAGCGAAATTTCAAGCGCACTTTTTAATTCTCTTTTTATTGCGCTCTCATCAACTTTTTTAAGTGTTTTACTTGGCACAATGTTTGTTTTAAGTACCATAAAAACTCGTCAACAAAATTTAGATGCTATTTTTTATCCAAACATTTTCACACCAGATATTGTTCTTGCTATGGCTCTTTTTAATCTTTTTAAATTTTTAGAAATTCCCTGCGGATTTGTAAGCCTTATTATTGGCCACACGGCAATTGGATTAATTTTTGTTATTCCCATCATTCGAACAAAATTTAATGAACTCGGAAAAGATCTCATCGAAGCCTCACTTGATCTAGGAGCCAACTACTGGTACACCACGAAAAACATTCTTCTTCCTCTTCTAAAACCAGCGCTAATAACCGCTTCATTTATGGCTTTCACGTTATCTTTAGACGATTTTTTTATTTCTTTTTTTTGCACGGGCCCAGAAATTCAAACGCTTTCTTTGTATATTTTTTCTCGACTCAGGTCTCAAAGCTCACCAGTGCTCAGCGCTGTTTCATCTTTAATGATTGTTATTAGCTTTATTGTATTATATTGCTCGTACACCATCATTAAAAAGAATGAGTCCGAAAGTGGTCAGTAAAAATGAATAAAATATTTTCTGCTTTTTGGAAAAACAAATTGCAATACATGATATTTATGAGCTACACCCTCATACTACTATTTTTTTTGTATCTTCCGAAAATAAACTCGCTTATTTTTCCCGCTAAAGATGCGCTTAATGTTATTATTTTTCCCGAGATGATTTCGACTGAAATTTTACATGAATTTACAAAGAAAACAGGGATCAAAATAAATGCAAAAAATATCGAAACTGACGCTGAAGCATGTATTTTGATGGCAGATGAAAGCACTCCGTACGATTTAGCACTTGTTTCGGACTACCTTGTTCCTCAACTTATGCAAAAAAAGTTAATTACCACCATGAACAAAGAAGAGATCCATA belongs to Candidatus Dependentiae bacterium and includes:
- a CDS encoding ABC transporter permease — its product is MNRNLQFYVLSFFVGLVYVFIYFPVISLFIHSFNASTLAASWGGFTFKWYFSLFSSSEISSALFNSLFIALSSTFLSVLLGTMFVLSTIKTRQQNLDAIFYPNIFTPDIVLAMALFNLFKFLEIPCGFVSLIIGHTAIGLIFVIPIIRTKFNELGKDLIEASLDLGANYWYTTKNILLPLLKPALITASFMAFTLSLDDFFISFFCTGPEIQTLSLYIFSRLRSQSSPVLSAVSSLMIVISFIVLYCSYTIIKKNESESGQ